A genomic stretch from Frigoribacterium sp. PvP032 includes:
- a CDS encoding DUF3662 and FHA domain-containing protein: MGLLDNFERGLERAVNGAFAKTFRSSVQPLEITSALRRELDTKAAVVSRDRILVPNELLVRLSPADHEAMAAVGPALIDELTQLTQRHATAQGYQFAGPLRVRLREDDSLSVGIMVVDSRNVQGDVKWRPFVDVDGTRHAITGQRTVIGRGSDADITVQDTGTSRKHVEILWDGQRAQARDLGSTNGSKLNGAPLSKAALQPDSVIEIGRTRIVFRVLPQSSTPDPFDGPDVRGGSW; encoded by the coding sequence ATGGGACTGCTCGACAACTTCGAACGCGGGCTGGAGCGCGCCGTGAACGGCGCCTTCGCCAAGACGTTCCGTTCGAGCGTGCAGCCCCTCGAGATCACGAGCGCGCTGCGGCGCGAGCTCGACACGAAGGCGGCCGTGGTCTCCCGCGACCGCATCCTCGTGCCGAACGAGCTGCTGGTCCGCCTCTCGCCCGCCGACCACGAGGCGATGGCCGCGGTCGGCCCTGCGCTGATCGACGAGCTGACGCAGCTCACGCAGCGGCACGCGACGGCGCAGGGCTACCAGTTCGCCGGCCCGCTGCGCGTCCGGCTCCGTGAGGACGACTCCCTGAGCGTCGGCATCATGGTGGTCGACTCGCGCAACGTGCAGGGCGACGTGAAGTGGCGCCCGTTCGTCGACGTCGACGGTACGCGCCACGCGATCACCGGTCAGCGCACCGTGATCGGCCGGGGCAGCGACGCCGACATCACCGTGCAGGACACGGGCACGAGCCGCAAGCACGTCGAGATCCTGTGGGACGGCCAGCGTGCCCAGGCCCGCGACCTCGGCTCCACGAACGGCTCGAAGCTGAACGGCGCGCCGCTCTCGAAGGCCGCCCTGCAGCCGGACTCGGTCATCGAGATCGGTCGTACGCGTATCGTGTTCCGGGTGCTCCCCCAGTCTTCGACGCCCGACCCCTTCGACGGGCCCGACGTCCGAGGGGGATCCTGGTGA
- a CDS encoding PP2C family serine/threonine-protein phosphatase, which yields MTTPKSAALSNVGKIRSNNQDSGYAGQQLFVVADGMGGHAGGDVASAIAIRRIRETDKQYTSPGDAEFALQSSLIAANQLLAETVFEHQELTGMGTTVSALLRVGDSMTIAHIGDSRIYLWRDGELSQITADHTFVQRLVDSGRITAEEAAVHPRRSVLMRVLGDVDAAPEIDTAIIGTQPGDRWLICSDGLSSYLAEDRIKKALAAGLDADETTRRLVKETLDHGAPDNVTVVVVDVDDSGDSAVEPPVTVGSAAAPLTFEGETGRKSLRLPTILLHPLKVASTPEDSHFEPESDEYLAELIAEDRRRRRRRRVTWLVALVVAVGALVAGLLLAYQWTQDHYYVGERNGTVVIYKGVQQTLGPITLSEVHEVTDVRVDDLPNYTQQTVEDTINADSLGDARAIVERLSDAVAR from the coding sequence ATGACGACGCCCAAGAGTGCCGCCCTGTCCAACGTGGGCAAGATCCGGTCCAACAACCAGGACAGCGGCTATGCCGGTCAGCAGCTGTTCGTGGTCGCGGACGGCATGGGCGGGCACGCCGGCGGCGACGTCGCCTCGGCCATCGCCATCCGGCGCATCCGCGAGACCGACAAGCAGTACACGTCGCCAGGCGACGCCGAGTTCGCCCTGCAGTCGTCGCTGATCGCCGCCAACCAGCTGCTCGCCGAGACCGTGTTCGAGCACCAGGAACTAACGGGCATGGGCACGACCGTGAGCGCCCTGCTCCGGGTCGGCGACAGCATGACGATCGCCCACATCGGCGACTCGCGCATCTACCTGTGGCGCGACGGCGAGCTCAGCCAGATCACCGCCGACCACACGTTCGTGCAGCGCCTCGTCGACAGCGGCCGGATCACGGCCGAGGAGGCGGCGGTCCACCCCCGCAGGAGCGTCCTGATGCGCGTCCTGGGCGACGTCGACGCAGCCCCCGAGATCGACACGGCCATCATCGGCACCCAGCCGGGCGACCGCTGGCTGATCTGCTCGGACGGCCTCAGCAGCTACCTCGCCGAGGACCGCATCAAGAAGGCCCTGGCCGCCGGGCTCGACGCCGACGAGACGACGCGTCGCCTGGTGAAGGAGACCCTCGACCACGGCGCCCCCGACAACGTCACCGTGGTGGTCGTCGACGTCGACGACAGCGGCGACTCGGCGGTCGAGCCCCCCGTGACGGTCGGCTCCGCGGCGGCCCCCCTGACGTTCGAGGGCGAGACGGGTCGCAAGTCCCTGCGCCTGCCCACGATCCTGCTGCACCCGCTCAAGGTCGCCTCGACCCCGGAGGACAGCCACTTCGAGCCCGAGTCGGACGAGTACCTCGCCGAGCTCATCGCAGAGGACAGGCGTCGGCGTCGACGGCGCCGCGTCACCTGGCTGGTCGCGCTCGTCGTCGCCGTCGGCGCACTCGTGGCCGGCCTCCTCCTCGCCTACCAGTGGACCCAGGACCACTACTACGTGGGCGAGCGGAACGGCACGGTCGTGATCTACAAGGGCGTGCAGCAGACCCTCGGCCCGATCACGCTGAGCGAGGTGCACGAGGTCACCGACGTCCGGGTGGACGACCTGCCGAACTACACGCAGCAGACCGTCGAGGACACGATCAACGCGGACTCGCTAGGGGACGCGCGCGCCATCGTCGAGAGGCTGTCCGATGCCGTCGCTCGATGA
- a CDS encoding FtsW/RodA/SpoVE family cell cycle protein, protein MPSLDDQRSSDEASTELIGRPTGGAGASRGPARASGDSSRDPAQAQNLTQAITLRLRQPAKLRNLELLLLIVAAGICAGAIVLVQLGATGAIDASVLVAGSAVLGLGLIFHLVLRVVAREADPFLLPIALTLNGIGISMIYRIDLAYGREGWAAFGIKQIAWTVMAMTIALVALIVIRNYRVLSRYRYIAMFVSIALLLLPLIPGLGREGLNARVWIDIGPFSFQPGEIAKITLAIFFAGYLVTARDNLSLMGPKILGMRFPRARDLGPILIVWVVAMGVLIFQRDLGTSLLYFGLFLVMIYIGTGRGSWIVLGLTMFLGGAIVASTFLGYVQGRFRAWLNPFDPTEYSADGGSYQLVTGLFGFANGGLVGTGLGQGRPQTTPLAESDYIFASLGEELGLAGIFAILALYLLLVSRGFRIGFVGQDDFGRMLGVGIAFVIALQVFVVMGGVTRVIPLTGLTAPFMAAGGSSLVANWIIVALLLRLSDSVRDQPRLVIG, encoded by the coding sequence ATGCCGTCGCTCGATGACCAGAGGTCCTCGGACGAGGCGTCGACCGAGCTGATCGGCCGTCCTACAGGAGGCGCAGGAGCGTCCCGCGGACCCGCTCGCGCCTCCGGCGACTCGTCCCGAGACCCCGCCCAGGCGCAGAACCTGACGCAGGCGATCACGTTGCGGCTGCGCCAGCCCGCGAAGCTCCGCAACCTCGAGCTCCTGCTGCTGATCGTCGCGGCCGGGATCTGCGCCGGTGCGATCGTCCTCGTCCAGCTCGGCGCGACCGGGGCGATCGACGCCTCCGTGCTGGTGGCCGGCTCCGCGGTGCTCGGCCTCGGGCTGATCTTCCACCTGGTGCTCCGCGTCGTGGCCCGCGAGGCCGACCCGTTCCTGCTGCCGATCGCCCTGACGCTCAACGGCATCGGCATCTCGATGATCTACCGCATCGACCTCGCCTACGGGCGTGAGGGCTGGGCGGCCTTCGGCATCAAGCAGATCGCCTGGACGGTCATGGCGATGACGATCGCGCTGGTCGCCCTGATCGTGATCCGCAACTACCGGGTGCTCTCGCGCTACCGGTACATCGCCATGTTCGTGTCGATCGCGCTGCTGCTGCTGCCGTTGATCCCCGGGCTCGGCCGTGAGGGCCTCAACGCCCGCGTCTGGATCGACATCGGGCCGTTCTCGTTCCAGCCGGGCGAGATCGCGAAGATCACGCTGGCGATCTTCTTCGCCGGCTACCTGGTGACCGCACGGGACAACCTGTCGCTGATGGGGCCGAAGATCCTCGGCATGCGGTTCCCCCGGGCCCGCGACCTGGGTCCGATCCTGATCGTGTGGGTCGTCGCGATGGGCGTGCTCATCTTCCAGCGCGACCTCGGCACCTCGCTGCTCTACTTCGGCCTGTTCCTGGTCATGATCTACATCGGCACCGGGCGCGGCAGCTGGATCGTGCTCGGCCTCACGATGTTCCTCGGCGGCGCCATCGTCGCCAGCACGTTCCTCGGCTACGTCCAGGGCCGGTTCCGTGCCTGGCTGAACCCGTTCGACCCGACCGAGTACTCGGCCGACGGCGGCTCGTACCAGCTCGTCACCGGGCTGTTCGGCTTCGCGAACGGCGGCCTCGTCGGCACCGGGCTCGGTCAGGGCCGCCCCCAGACGACGCCCCTCGCCGAGAGCGACTACATCTTCGCGTCGCTCGGGGAGGAACTCGGCCTGGCCGGCATCTTCGCGATCCTGGCCCTCTACCTGCTGCTCGTCTCCCGCGGCTTCCGCATCGGATTCGTCGGGCAGGACGACTTCGGGCGGATGCTCGGCGTCGGGATCGCGTTCGTCATCGCCCTGCAGGTGTTCGTCGTCATGGGCGGCGTCACGCGCGTGATCCCGCTGACCGGGCTGACGGCTCCCTTCATGGCCGCGGGCGGCTCCTCGCTCGTGGCGAACTGGATCATCGTGGCCCTCCTGCTGCGGCTGTCCGACTCCGTCCGCGACCAACCCAGGCTGGTGATCGGCTGA
- a CDS encoding FHA domain-containing protein, protein MVTSELTLFALRFAFLAVLWLFVFAVVFALRSDLFGQRARKMPTDQQPGRASSSAAAPPAPRPVATPAPVPAPQRPAGASAPSGDGAATRLVITKGAKAGLEMPLGDGPLTIGRSQESNLVIRDDYTSTHHARLMLWNGRWVVQDLDSTNGTFLSDERVTVPTPVPTGATVTIGQTSFELRR, encoded by the coding sequence CTGGTGACCAGTGAGCTGACCCTCTTCGCCCTGCGCTTCGCCTTCCTGGCCGTGCTGTGGCTCTTCGTCTTCGCCGTCGTCTTCGCCCTGCGCTCCGATCTGTTCGGGCAGCGGGCGCGCAAGATGCCCACCGACCAGCAGCCGGGACGAGCCTCGTCGTCGGCCGCCGCGCCTCCTGCGCCCCGGCCAGTCGCCACGCCCGCGCCCGTCCCCGCGCCGCAGCGTCCCGCCGGCGCCTCGGCGCCCTCCGGCGACGGCGCCGCCACCCGGCTCGTCATCACCAAGGGCGCGAAGGCGGGCCTCGAGATGCCGCTCGGCGACGGCCCCCTCACGATCGGCCGTTCACAGGAGAGCAACCTGGTCATCCGTGACGACTACACGTCGACGCACCACGCCCGGCTCATGCTGTGGAACGGGCGCTGGGTCGTGCAAGATCTGGACAGCACGAACGGGACGTTCCTCTCCGACGAGCGCGTCACCGTCCCCACTCCGGTGCCGACCGGCGCCACGGTGACGATCGGGCAGACGAGCTTCGAGCTGCGACGGTAG